The following proteins come from a genomic window of Achromobacter sp. AONIH1:
- the uvrA gene encoding excinuclease ABC subunit UvrA: MSSEIRIVGARQNNLKNLDLTIATGELVVVTGVSGSGKSSLAFDTLYAEGQRRYVETFSPYARQFLDRMDKPQVDRIEGILPAIAIDQTNPVRSSRSTVGTMTELNDHLKLLFARGARLFCRGCGKLVRRDTPDSIFHALAERSAAAGDPRLVVTFPIAVPANFTEEEVRGFLEQQGYTRVHAEENAVPRAAAPAKKGKEKGKAAKAGAEARRILHVVQDRFRFSGAERERVMEALDTALRMGAGHLAVHVMDDEGQDAQVWKYSDRLHCADCDIEYTDPLPSSFSFNSPLGACESCRGFGRVIGIDFGLVIPDETKTLLEGAIKPWTTPSYKECQDDLQKYAPRAGVPLGVPWKDMKPEHKHWVLHGTPDWKGGNDAWKHQWYGVQRFFDWLETKAYKMHVRVLLSKYRSYTPCPACNGARLKPDALLWRLGTKEEADAVLPPDDGRYRRFMPVGASWTREQLDALDGLSVHDVMLLPIERVRLFFDKLSFTGALDAATDLLMTEVRARLKFLCDVGLGYLTLDRQSRTLSGGEVQRINLTTALGTSLVNTLFVLDEPSIGLHPRDMHRVVEVMHRLRNAGNTLVVVEHDPQVMVAADRVIDIGPGPGERGGRIVFDGTPAALRAAPTLTGDYLGSRLRVEAPRPMPVAANTPRLILEGVSAHNLKNVSVELPLGRLVCVTGVSGSGKSTLVQDVLYPALLKQKGKPTEAPGAFQRLLGAEQIADVVMVDQTPIGKTARSNPASYVGAFDAIRKLFAQAPLARERGYTAGTFSFNGGDGRCPTCGGTGFEHVEMQFLSDVYLRCPDCDGKRFRPEVLEVRVEHLGKSASIDEVLEMTVSEALDFFKGLRDVQTGLAPLGDVGLEYVRLGQPVPTLSGGEAQRLKLAGHLAEAARSGISTAKVAKKGSLFLFDEPTTGLHFDDVARLMRAFRKLLAAGHTLLVIEHNLDVIRAADWLIDLGPEGGDAGGLVIGAGTPQDLMDNPKSHTGAALRDYETSILPTPVADVVVSSDIDAQEAEQAGLSARIAEPDAPYGAGDGTPLQSLMRARRQSAMSIEIRNAREHNLKNVNVEIPRDKFTVITGVSGSGKSTLAFDILFNEGQRRYLESLNAYARAIVQPAGKPDVDAIFGIPPTVAIEQRTSRGGRKSTVATMTEIHHFLRLLYVKLGTQYCPDCNVAVEPQNTDQIVARLLRERKGEHIGLLAPLVTARKGYYTDLAKWAGARGHSHLRVDGQFIPVAPWPRLDRYKEHTIELPVADVVVDPANEAELRAAVKSALENGQGVMSVVWPVNKLHEALDSDLQQQHFSVKRACPSCGISFPEPDPRLFSYNSKHGWCTGCFGTGLQLQGFDEEQTGEETAWNAWYEGEAKVCTQCDGQRLNRVARAVRWRDKSIAELASLPVSDAHTFFTGLVARGREGEIARDILTEIRGRLNFMQEVGLNYLALDRAAPTLSGGEAQRIRLAAQLGSNLQGVCYVLDEPTIGLHPRDNRILLDALARLEGNGNTLVVVEHDDDTIRRASHIIDIGPGAGVRGGRVVAQGSAQDLIDAPESVTGRYLAQPLKHPLQGRRPVEADTPMIQIRGARLHNLRHVDAQIPVGRLSVVTGVSGSGKSTLAREVLLDNLMQAVSQGKAPGWAGCDSITGWEAIDRVLEVDQTPIGKTPRSCPATYVGFWDDVRKQFADTREARMRGWTSARFSFNTGDGRCPICEGQGMRTIEMNFLPDVKVPCDACNGARFNQDTLSVQMRGKNAGELLSMEVDDAIGYFAAHPKIHRPLQLMQDVGLGYLTLGQPSPTLSGGEAQRIKLVTELSKARLTDGLIKTGRASRIPHTLYVLDEPTVGLSMADVEKLIHVLHRLVEAGNTVVVIEHNLDVIAEADWLLDLGPEGGTGGGQLVAQGSPEHVMTLKDKSHTGRVLTEFLAHQQ, from the coding sequence ATGAGCTCAGAAATCCGCATCGTTGGCGCACGCCAGAACAACCTCAAGAACCTGGACCTGACCATCGCCACGGGCGAACTCGTGGTCGTGACCGGGGTATCCGGCTCGGGCAAAAGCTCGCTGGCCTTCGACACCCTGTACGCCGAGGGCCAGCGCCGCTACGTGGAAACCTTCTCGCCCTATGCGCGCCAGTTCCTGGATCGCATGGACAAGCCGCAGGTGGACCGCATCGAGGGCATCCTGCCGGCCATCGCCATCGACCAGACCAACCCGGTGCGCAGCTCGCGCAGCACGGTCGGCACGATGACCGAGCTGAACGACCACCTGAAGCTGCTGTTCGCGCGCGGCGCGCGCCTGTTCTGCCGGGGTTGCGGCAAGCTGGTGCGGCGCGACACGCCCGACTCGATCTTCCACGCGCTGGCCGAACGCTCGGCCGCCGCCGGCGATCCGCGCCTGGTCGTGACCTTCCCGATCGCGGTGCCGGCCAACTTCACCGAAGAAGAAGTCCGCGGCTTCCTGGAGCAACAGGGCTACACCCGCGTGCACGCCGAGGAAAACGCCGTGCCGCGCGCCGCCGCGCCGGCGAAGAAGGGCAAGGAAAAAGGCAAGGCCGCCAAGGCCGGCGCCGAGGCCCGCCGCATCCTGCACGTGGTGCAGGACCGCTTCCGCTTTTCCGGCGCCGAGCGTGAGCGCGTGATGGAAGCGCTGGACACGGCCCTGCGCATGGGCGCCGGCCACCTGGCCGTGCACGTCATGGACGACGAGGGCCAGGACGCCCAGGTCTGGAAGTACAGCGACCGCCTGCACTGCGCCGACTGCGATATCGAATACACCGATCCGCTGCCCAGCAGCTTCTCGTTCAATTCGCCGCTGGGCGCCTGCGAATCCTGCCGTGGCTTCGGCCGCGTCATCGGCATCGACTTCGGCCTGGTGATCCCGGACGAGACCAAGACCCTGCTCGAAGGCGCCATCAAGCCCTGGACCACGCCGTCCTACAAGGAATGCCAGGACGACCTGCAGAAGTACGCGCCGCGCGCCGGCGTGCCGCTGGGCGTGCCCTGGAAGGACATGAAGCCCGAGCACAAGCACTGGGTGCTGCACGGCACGCCCGACTGGAAGGGCGGCAACGACGCCTGGAAGCACCAGTGGTACGGCGTGCAGCGCTTCTTCGACTGGCTCGAAACCAAGGCCTACAAGATGCACGTGCGCGTGCTGCTGTCCAAGTACCGCAGCTACACGCCCTGCCCCGCCTGCAATGGCGCGCGCCTGAAGCCGGACGCGCTGCTCTGGCGCCTGGGCACGAAGGAAGAAGCCGACGCCGTGCTGCCGCCCGACGATGGCCGCTACCGCCGCTTCATGCCGGTGGGCGCGAGCTGGACGCGCGAACAGCTGGACGCGCTGGACGGCCTGTCGGTGCATGACGTGATGCTGCTGCCGATCGAGCGCGTGCGCCTGTTCTTCGACAAGCTGTCCTTCACCGGCGCGCTGGACGCCGCCACCGACCTGCTCATGACCGAGGTGCGCGCGCGCCTGAAGTTCCTGTGCGACGTGGGCCTGGGCTACCTGACGCTGGACCGCCAGAGCCGCACGCTGTCCGGCGGCGAGGTGCAGCGCATCAACCTGACCACGGCGCTGGGCACCTCGCTGGTGAACACGCTGTTCGTACTGGACGAGCCGTCCATCGGCCTGCACCCGCGCGACATGCACCGCGTGGTCGAGGTCATGCACCGGCTGCGCAACGCCGGCAACACGCTGGTGGTGGTCGAGCACGACCCGCAGGTCATGGTGGCCGCCGACCGCGTCATCGACATCGGCCCCGGCCCCGGCGAACGCGGCGGCCGCATCGTCTTCGACGGCACGCCCGCCGCGCTGCGCGCCGCGCCCACCCTGACCGGCGACTATCTCGGCAGCCGCCTGCGCGTCGAGGCGCCGCGCCCCATGCCGGTGGCGGCCAACACGCCGCGCCTGATCCTGGAAGGCGTCAGCGCGCACAACCTGAAGAACGTCTCGGTCGAGCTGCCGCTGGGCCGGCTGGTCTGCGTGACCGGCGTGTCCGGATCGGGCAAGTCCACGCTGGTGCAGGACGTGCTCTACCCCGCCCTGCTCAAGCAGAAGGGCAAGCCGACCGAGGCGCCCGGCGCCTTCCAGCGCCTGCTGGGCGCCGAGCAGATCGCCGACGTGGTCATGGTGGACCAGACCCCCATCGGCAAGACCGCCCGCTCCAACCCGGCCAGCTATGTCGGCGCCTTCGACGCGATCCGCAAGCTGTTCGCGCAGGCGCCGCTGGCGCGCGAGCGCGGCTACACCGCCGGCACCTTCAGCTTCAACGGCGGCGACGGCCGCTGCCCGACCTGCGGCGGCACCGGCTTCGAGCACGTGGAAATGCAGTTCCTGTCGGACGTCTACCTGCGCTGCCCCGACTGCGACGGCAAGCGCTTCCGCCCCGAGGTGCTGGAAGTGCGCGTCGAGCACCTGGGCAAGAGCGCGTCCATCGACGAAGTGCTGGAAATGACGGTCAGCGAGGCGCTGGACTTCTTCAAGGGCCTGCGCGACGTGCAGACCGGGCTGGCGCCGCTGGGCGACGTGGGCCTGGAATACGTGCGCCTGGGCCAGCCCGTGCCGACGCTGTCCGGCGGCGAGGCGCAGCGCCTGAAGCTGGCCGGCCACCTGGCCGAGGCCGCGCGCAGCGGCATCTCCACCGCCAAGGTCGCCAAGAAGGGCAGCCTGTTCCTGTTCGACGAACCCACCACCGGCCTGCACTTCGATGACGTGGCGCGGCTGATGCGCGCCTTCCGCAAGCTGCTGGCCGCCGGCCACACGCTGCTGGTGATCGAGCACAACCTGGACGTGATCCGCGCAGCCGACTGGCTGATCGACCTGGGCCCCGAAGGCGGCGACGCCGGCGGCCTGGTGATCGGCGCCGGCACGCCGCAGGACCTGATGGACAACCCCAAGTCGCATACCGGCGCGGCGCTGCGCGACTATGAAACCAGCATCCTGCCGACCCCGGTCGCCGACGTGGTCGTGTCCAGCGACATCGACGCGCAGGAAGCCGAACAAGCCGGCCTGAGCGCGCGCATCGCCGAGCCGGATGCGCCCTATGGCGCCGGCGACGGCACGCCGCTGCAATCGCTGATGCGCGCGCGCCGCCAGAGCGCCATGTCCATCGAGATCCGCAACGCGCGCGAGCACAACCTGAAGAACGTCAACGTCGAGATCCCGCGCGACAAGTTCACCGTGATCACCGGCGTGTCCGGCTCGGGCAAGTCCACGCTGGCCTTCGACATCCTCTTCAACGAAGGCCAGCGCCGCTACCTGGAATCGCTCAACGCCTACGCCCGCGCCATCGTGCAGCCTGCCGGCAAGCCCGACGTGGACGCCATCTTCGGCATCCCGCCCACGGTCGCCATCGAGCAGCGCACCAGCCGCGGCGGACGCAAGTCCACCGTGGCCACGATGACCGAGATCCATCACTTCCTGCGCCTGCTCTACGTCAAGCTCGGCACGCAGTACTGCCCCGACTGCAATGTCGCCGTCGAGCCCCAGAACACCGACCAGATCGTGGCCCGCCTGCTGCGCGAGCGCAAGGGCGAGCACATCGGCCTCCTGGCCCCGCTGGTCACCGCGCGCAAGGGCTACTACACCGACCTGGCCAAGTGGGCCGGCGCGCGCGGCCACTCGCACCTGCGCGTCGACGGTCAGTTCATTCCCGTGGCGCCGTGGCCGCGCCTGGATCGTTACAAGGAACACACCATCGAGCTGCCGGTGGCGGACGTGGTGGTCGATCCGGCCAACGAGGCCGAGCTGCGCGCCGCGGTCAAGAGCGCGCTGGAGAACGGCCAGGGCGTGATGTCCGTGGTCTGGCCGGTGAACAAGCTGCACGAGGCGCTGGACAGCGACCTGCAGCAACAGCACTTCTCGGTCAAGCGCGCCTGCCCGTCCTGCGGCATCAGCTTCCCCGAACCCGATCCGCGCCTGTTCTCGTACAACTCCAAGCACGGCTGGTGCACCGGCTGCTTCGGCACCGGCCTGCAACTGCAGGGCTTTGACGAGGAACAGACCGGCGAGGAAACCGCCTGGAACGCCTGGTACGAAGGCGAGGCCAAGGTCTGCACGCAGTGCGATGGCCAGCGCCTGAACCGCGTCGCCCGCGCCGTGCGCTGGCGCGACAAGTCGATCGCCGAACTGGCCTCGCTGCCGGTGTCGGACGCGCACACCTTCTTCACCGGGCTGGTGGCGCGCGGCCGCGAGGGCGAGATCGCCCGCGACATCCTCACCGAGATCCGCGGCCGCCTGAACTTCATGCAGGAAGTCGGCCTGAACTACCTGGCGCTGGACCGCGCCGCACCCACGCTGTCCGGCGGCGAGGCGCAGCGCATCCGGCTGGCCGCGCAGCTGGGCTCGAACCTGCAGGGCGTGTGCTATGTGCTGGACGAGCCCACCATCGGCCTGCACCCGCGCGACAACCGCATCCTGCTGGACGCGCTGGCGCGGCTGGAAGGCAACGGCAACACGCTGGTGGTGGTCGAGCATGACGACGACACCATCCGCCGCGCCTCGCACATCATCGACATCGGCCCCGGCGCCGGCGTGCGCGGCGGCCGCGTGGTGGCCCAGGGCAGCGCCCAGGACCTGATCGACGCCCCCGAATCCGTCACCGGCCGCTACCTGGCCCAGCCGCTCAAGCACCCGCTGCAGGGCCGCCGCCCGGTCGAGGCCGACACGCCCATGATCCAGATCCGCGGCGCGCGCCTGCACAACCTGCGCCATGTCGACGCGCAGATCCCGGTGGGCCGGCTGAGCGTGGTGACGGGCGTGTCCGGCTCGGGCAAGTCCACGCTGGCGCGCGAAGTGCTGCTGGACAACCTGATGCAGGCCGTCTCGCAGGGCAAGGCGCCCGGCTGGGCCGGCTGCGACAGCATCACCGGCTGGGAAGCCATCGACCGCGTGCTGGAAGTGGACCAGACGCCTATCGGCAAGACGCCGCGCTCCTGCCCCGCCACCTACGTGGGCTTCTGGGACGACGTGCGCAAGCAGTTCGCCGACACGCGCGAGGCCCGCATGCGCGGCTGGACCTCGGCGCGCTTCTCTTTCAACACCGGCGACGGCCGCTGCCCGATCTGCGAGGGCCAGGGCATGCGCACCATCGAGATGAACTTCCTGCCGGACGTGAAGGTACCCTGCGACGCCTGCAACGGCGCGCGCTTCAACCAGGACACGCTGAGCGTGCAGATGCGCGGCAAGAACGCCGGCGAACTGCTGTCCATGGAAGTGGACGACGCCATCGGCTACTTCGCCGCCCATCCCAAGATCCACCGACCGCTGCAGCTGATGCAGGACGTGGGCCTGGGCTACCTGACGCTGGGCCAGCCCTCGCCCACGCTGTCCGGCGGTGAGGCGCAGCGCATCAAGCTGGTGACCGAGCTGTCCAAGGCCCGCCTGACCGACGGCCTGATCAAGACCGGCCGCGCCTCGCGCATCCCGCACACGCTGTACGTGCTGGACGAGCCGACGGTCGGCCTGTCGATGGCGGACGTGGAGAAACTGATCCACGTGCTGCACCGGCTGGTCGAGGCGGGCAACACCGTGGTCGTGATCGAGCACAACCTGGACGTGATCGCCGAGGCCGACTGGCTGCTGGACCTGGGCCCCGAGGGCGGCACCGGCGGCGGCCAGCTGGTCGCCCAGGGTTCGCCGGAACACGTGATGACCCTGAAGGACAAGTCCCACACCGGCCGCGTCCTGACGGAATTCCTGGCTCATCAGCAATAG
- a CDS encoding IclR family transcriptional regulator → MGNSLLETKVAGAAAFAKFMTVLQAVADAQQPPTAAALARACGYPRPTVYRILAALAEQGMLMESGGGYRLGPRLLQLASRSWSQFDLRAALAPELQALRDATGETVHLAVPAGAEMVYIDKLESPGPVRMVSRVGAGVALHSSAVGKAYLAALGEAERERLLDGLPLEARMPSTLASLPALRVALAETAARGYAVDDEENEPGIVCYGVALRDAGGRPVAGVSVSTLLFRRRDDPQSAYIDPLLRLRDAAAAKLAMLPAASGAV, encoded by the coding sequence ATGGGGAATTCCTTGCTGGAGACCAAGGTGGCGGGCGCCGCGGCGTTCGCCAAGTTCATGACCGTGCTGCAGGCCGTGGCCGATGCGCAGCAGCCGCCCACCGCGGCGGCGCTGGCGCGCGCCTGCGGCTATCCCAGGCCCACGGTCTACCGGATCCTGGCCGCGCTGGCCGAGCAGGGCATGCTGATGGAAAGCGGCGGCGGCTATCGTCTCGGGCCGCGCCTGCTACAGCTGGCCAGCCGCTCCTGGTCCCAGTTCGACCTGCGCGCCGCGCTGGCGCCCGAGCTGCAGGCGCTGCGCGACGCCACCGGCGAGACCGTGCACCTGGCGGTGCCCGCCGGCGCCGAGATGGTCTATATCGACAAGCTGGAAAGTCCCGGTCCGGTGCGCATGGTGTCGCGCGTGGGCGCGGGCGTGGCCCTGCATTCCAGCGCCGTGGGCAAGGCTTATCTTGCCGCGCTGGGCGAGGCCGAGCGCGAACGGCTGCTGGACGGACTGCCGCTGGAAGCGCGCATGCCGTCCACGCTGGCCAGCCTGCCGGCCCTGCGCGTCGCGCTGGCCGAGACCGCCGCGCGCGGCTATGCCGTCGACGACGAGGAAAACGAGCCCGGCATCGTCTGCTACGGCGTGGCGCTGCGCGACGCGGGCGGCCGGCCGGTGGCCGGTGTCAGCGTCAGCACGCTGCTGTTCCGCCGCCGCGACGATCCGCAATCCGCCTATATCGATCCCCTGCTGCGGCTGCGCGATGCGGCCGCCGCCAAACTCGCCATGCTGCCGGCGGCTTCCGGCGCCGTCTGA
- a CDS encoding bifunctional 4-hydroxy-2-oxoglutarate aldolase/2-dehydro-3-deoxy-phosphogluconate aldolase produces MNASVDSRASKLAALLAARVVPVLRYTDASAAAYAAEVAVAAGCTTLELTWTIPGVTDLLRALRDKHGDALLLGVGTVLDESQAREALVAGADFLVSPALATEAVDMAHAAGALCLLGAFTPTEVLAARRAGVDMVKIFPADTGGPKHLAALKSVYPDTVFCPTGGVTVDNMGAYFAAGASIVGIGSNLYDKAAFAARDTAALVKQIIQTREAAHA; encoded by the coding sequence ATGAACGCCTCCGTCGATTCCCGCGCCTCCAAGCTGGCCGCCCTGCTGGCCGCCAGGGTGGTGCCCGTGCTGCGCTACACCGACGCGTCCGCCGCCGCCTATGCGGCCGAGGTCGCGGTGGCCGCCGGCTGCACCACGCTGGAACTCACCTGGACCATCCCGGGCGTGACCGACCTGCTGCGCGCGCTGCGCGACAAGCACGGCGACGCGCTGCTGCTGGGCGTGGGCACCGTGCTGGACGAAAGCCAGGCGCGCGAGGCGCTGGTGGCCGGCGCCGACTTCCTGGTCTCGCCGGCCCTGGCGACCGAGGCCGTGGACATGGCCCATGCCGCCGGCGCCCTGTGCCTGCTGGGCGCCTTCACGCCCACCGAGGTGCTGGCCGCGCGGCGCGCGGGCGTGGATATGGTGAAGATCTTCCCCGCCGACACAGGTGGCCCCAAGCACCTGGCCGCGCTCAAGTCGGTCTACCCGGACACGGTGTTCTGCCCCACGGGCGGCGTGACGGTGGACAACATGGGCGCCTATTTCGCCGCCGGGGCCAGCATCGTCGGCATCGGCAGCAATCTCTATGACAAAGCCGCCTTCGCCGCGCGCGACACCGCCGCGCTGGTCAAGCAGATCATCCAGACCCGCGAGGCCGCCCATGCCTGA
- a CDS encoding sugar kinase, producing MPDIDIVALGEPLVELNQTRAGEPQYQQGFGGDTSNAVIAAARQGARCAYLTRVGGDSFGAQLLELWKAEGVDTSGVEVDPDAHTGLYFVQHGPQGHSFSYLRRDSAASRMTPASLKGQLIERARYLHVSGISLAISTSACDTVFAAIERAHAAGVQVSLDSNLRLRLWPVDRARAILREALRQADLFLPSMDDMQHLTGNDDPERTLDWIRDAGATGVVVLKLGKDGSIIDDGHGRKPVAALRVEAVDATGAGDCFAGSLLARRCKGDSWEDAVRYANVAAALSTLGYGAVEPLPSAEQVQAKL from the coding sequence ATGCCTGATATCGATATCGTCGCCCTGGGCGAACCCCTGGTCGAACTCAACCAGACCCGCGCCGGCGAGCCGCAATACCAGCAGGGCTTCGGCGGCGACACCTCCAACGCCGTCATCGCCGCCGCCCGCCAGGGCGCGCGCTGCGCCTACCTGACGCGGGTGGGCGGGGACAGCTTCGGCGCCCAGCTGCTGGAACTGTGGAAGGCCGAGGGCGTGGACACGTCCGGCGTGGAAGTGGACCCGGACGCCCATACCGGCCTGTACTTCGTGCAGCACGGCCCGCAGGGCCATTCCTTCAGCTACCTGCGGCGCGATTCCGCCGCCAGCCGCATGACGCCGGCCAGTCTCAAGGGCCAGCTGATCGAGCGCGCCCGCTACCTGCATGTCTCGGGCATCAGCCTGGCCATCAGCACCTCGGCCTGCGATACCGTGTTCGCCGCCATCGAGCGCGCCCATGCCGCCGGCGTCCAGGTCAGCCTGGATTCCAACCTGCGGCTGCGCCTGTGGCCGGTGGACCGCGCCCGCGCCATCCTGCGCGAGGCGCTGCGCCAGGCCGACCTGTTCCTGCCCAGCATGGACGACATGCAGCACCTGACCGGCAATGACGACCCGGAACGCACGCTGGACTGGATCCGCGACGCCGGCGCCACCGGGGTGGTGGTGCTCAAGCTGGGCAAGGACGGCTCCATCATCGACGACGGCCACGGGCGCAAGCCGGTGGCGGCGCTGCGGGTGGAGGCGGTCGACGCCACCGGCGCGGGCGACTGCTTCGCCGGCAGCCTGCTGGCCCGCCGCTGCAAGGGCGATTCCTGGGAGGACGCGGTGCGCTATGCCAATGTGGCGGCGGCCCTGTCCACGCTGGGGTATGGCGCGGTCGAGCCCCTGCCCAGCGCGGAGCAGGTCCAGGCGAAACTGTAG
- a CDS encoding LysR family transcriptional regulator, which yields MEAPTVQLNDIALFVEVAKRKSFSLAARALDMPTSTLSRRINELERAIGLRLINRNTRRLDLTEAGAAYMRRCQGLIDEARLAHEQLLALAGGPSGNLRVSMPYSLAIWLLPEIINDFTERYPDIECEFDLSMLTASDTQGTPFDIMLRFGRNSDYNLPPTGEQGNGGHSGAVVQELVRLDNYLYASDRYLERHGEPLTPQDLSAHQCLRTTIDDEHSHWMLHNGSISEMVPVSGHLAANNMSIAGTLAGLDLAITRMPHCRALDPIIKRNSLKRLLPGWSVDPISIYVTYPSSIQPAKTRAFMDFILPMLGPAQ from the coding sequence ATGGAAGCCCCGACCGTCCAGCTCAACGACATCGCCCTGTTTGTGGAAGTTGCCAAGCGCAAGAGTTTCAGCCTGGCCGCGCGCGCGCTGGACATGCCCACGTCCACCTTATCCCGCCGCATCAACGAGCTGGAGCGGGCCATCGGGCTGCGCCTGATCAACCGCAACACCCGCCGCCTGGACCTGACCGAGGCCGGCGCGGCCTACATGCGCCGCTGCCAGGGCCTGATCGACGAGGCCCGCCTGGCCCACGAGCAGCTGCTGGCGCTGGCCGGCGGCCCGTCCGGCAACCTGCGCGTGTCCATGCCTTACAGCCTGGCGATCTGGCTGCTGCCCGAGATCATCAACGATTTCACCGAGCGCTATCCGGACATCGAATGCGAGTTCGACCTCAGCATGCTGACCGCCTCGGATACGCAGGGTACGCCCTTCGACATCATGCTGCGCTTCGGCCGCAACTCCGACTACAACCTGCCGCCCACGGGCGAGCAGGGCAATGGCGGCCATAGCGGCGCCGTGGTGCAGGAGCTGGTGCGGCTGGACAACTACCTGTATGCGTCCGACCGCTACCTGGAGCGCCACGGCGAGCCGCTGACGCCGCAGGACCTGAGCGCGCACCAGTGCCTGCGCACCACCATCGACGACGAGCATTCGCACTGGATGCTGCACAACGGCAGCATCAGCGAGATGGTGCCGGTCAGCGGCCACCTGGCCGCCAACAACATGAGCATCGCCGGCACGCTGGCCGGCCTGGACCTGGCCATCACCCGCATGCCCCACTGCCGCGCGCTCGATCCCATCATCAAGCGCAACTCGCTCAAGCGCCTGCTGCCGGGCTGGTCGGTGGACCCGATTTCCATCTACGTCACCTACCCGTCCAGCATCCAGCCGGCCAAGACGCGGGCGTTCATGGATTTCATCCTGCCGATGCTGGGCCCGGCGCAGTAA
- a CDS encoding glycosyltransferase family A protein, protein MADTPPFFTILTPTYNRAGTLHRVYESLCQQTFKDFEWVVVDDGSTDNTHASVLAWQARAAFPIRYVWQNNQHKKTAFNRGVREARGELIVGLDSDDEMPPDALQIFKSVWDSIPPARRDSYVAVTGLCARPDGSVVGDRYPQDVFDSTAVDVYFRHRIKGEKFGCMRTSVLRKFPFPEDVAGFVPESLVWWAISRAGYLSRFINQVVRVYHDSTDSLSRGTVAVGSNAQGLYLLAWDMLQHHLEYFRYRPREFIMAAARYTRFRLHLEHSGVATAVQAYRLTRPLGRLMVGLMWPLGYALYRRDRRRGIA, encoded by the coding sequence ATGGCCGACACACCACCGTTCTTTACCATTCTGACCCCAACCTACAACCGGGCGGGCACGCTGCACCGGGTGTACGAGTCGCTCTGTCAGCAGACCTTCAAGGACTTCGAATGGGTTGTGGTGGATGATGGCTCCACGGACAACACGCACGCCTCGGTGCTGGCCTGGCAGGCGCGCGCGGCGTTTCCCATCCGCTATGTCTGGCAAAACAACCAGCACAAGAAAACGGCGTTCAACCGCGGCGTGCGCGAGGCGCGCGGCGAGCTGATCGTCGGGCTGGACAGCGACGACGAAATGCCGCCGGACGCGTTGCAGATCTTCAAGTCGGTCTGGGACTCGATCCCGCCCGCGCGCCGCGACTCCTACGTGGCCGTGACCGGCCTGTGCGCCCGGCCCGATGGCTCCGTCGTCGGCGACCGCTATCCGCAGGACGTGTTCGACAGCACCGCCGTCGACGTGTATTTCCGCCACCGCATCAAGGGCGAGAAGTTCGGCTGCATGCGCACCAGCGTGCTGCGCAAGTTTCCCTTCCCCGAGGACGTGGCCGGTTTCGTGCCGGAAAGCCTGGTGTGGTGGGCGATCTCGCGCGCCGGCTATCTGAGCCGCTTCATCAACCAGGTGGTGCGGGTCTACCACGACAGCACGGACAGCCTGAGCCGCGGCACGGTCGCGGTGGGCAGCAATGCCCAGGGCCTGTACCTGCTGGCCTGGGACATGCTGCAGCACCATCTTGAATACTTCCGCTACCGGCCGCGCGAGTTCATCATGGCGGCGGCGCGCTACACCCGGTTCCGCCTGCACCTGGAGCACTCCGGCGTGGCCACGGCCGTGCAAGCCTACCGCCTGACGCGGCCGCTGGGCCGGCTGATGGTGGGGCTGATGTGGCCGCTCGGTTACGCGCTGTACCGCCGCGACCGGCGCCGGGGCATCGCCTAG
- a CDS encoding ABC transporter ATP-binding protein, producing the protein MAAKLLEVQGLRVAYDKIEAVTGVDLAVGQGQIVTVIGPNGAGKTTLLSAIMGVLPSSGRIVFDGKPREHAEIEEMVAAGMNLVPEKRELFSEMTVEDNLMLGAFDRYRRGQRDHDGTLAEVYDLFPRLRERRGQLSGTLSGGERQMLAVGRALMAKPKLLMLDEPSLGLAPRIVREVFHIVARLRDMGVSILLIEQNARAALQVADYAYVLETGAVTLEGPAAQVAQDPRVVEVYLGLGHGAAAQAPA; encoded by the coding sequence ATGGCGGCGAAACTGCTGGAAGTGCAAGGCCTGCGCGTGGCCTACGACAAGATCGAGGCCGTCACGGGCGTGGACCTGGCGGTCGGCCAGGGCCAGATCGTGACCGTGATCGGCCCCAACGGCGCTGGCAAGACCACGCTGCTGTCGGCCATCATGGGCGTGCTGCCCTCGAGCGGACGCATCGTGTTCGACGGCAAGCCGCGCGAGCACGCCGAAATCGAGGAAATGGTCGCGGCCGGCATGAACCTGGTGCCGGAAAAGCGCGAGCTGTTCTCCGAGATGACGGTGGAGGACAACCTGATGCTGGGCGCCTTCGATCGCTACCGGCGCGGCCAGCGCGACCACGACGGCACGCTGGCCGAGGTCTATGACCTGTTCCCGCGCCTGCGCGAACGGCGCGGCCAGCTATCCGGCACGCTGTCCGGCGGCGAACGGCAGATGCTGGCGGTGGGCCGCGCGCTGATGGCCAAGCCCAAGCTGCTGATGCTGGACGAACCCAGCCTGGGCCTGGCGCCGCGCATCGTGCGCGAGGTCTTTCACATCGTCGCGCGCCTGCGCGACATGGGCGTGTCCATCCTGCTCATCGAGCAGAACGCGCGCGCCGCGCTGCAGGTGGCGGACTATGCCTATGTGCTGGAAACCGGCGCGGTGACGCTGGAAGGCCCGGCGGCGCAGGTGGCGCAGGATCCGCGCGTGGTCGAGGTCTATCTGGGGCTGGGGCACGGCGCGGCGGCGCAGGCGCCGGCCTGA